Proteins encoded by one window of Dokdonella sp.:
- a CDS encoding Ig-like domain-containing protein — MQARLIAAVLLPSLLLVACGGGSNSPRAVDTPPATNNNGSPVTGVITARFDPSASVIPFPNNLLLSGTTDLTLNIPVPNPSDYANPRVAINALDGWSTVSPMTTTFSAPPKPSSIVPGSSVRVFQVTLSGPGGGVTGVTAELQAGTDFVTALASSDTTGRTLAIVPTRPLKQVTSYLVVLTNGITDNAGNDATSDQAYFLSKRTTPLCVNGVSQEPLLPNATACALEPLRQLTNSHLAAAAGAGIPRDRVVLTWVATTQSITPVIGAVQTRTAASPAAATALAPTGLTLAQINAALPPVADVYIGTIDLPYYLGAPSAAAPTAPLTGFWRAAPGAYVPPFNGFGLDPTSTFVTYANPLPVANSTQKVPLLLTVPNAASGRTKPAAGWPVVIYQHGITRDRTDAFAVAGTLAAQGFAVIAIDAPLHGITNPASPLNIANTPFAAAGARERTFNVDYINNTTGAAGPDGVIDSSGAHFINLSSLLTSRDNIRQAAADLLVLARAIPTMGVQTVSFDGTRISFVGQSLGGIIGTVFMSVQPNVQTALLNVPGGGIARMLEASPTFGPRIRAGLAASAGLQPNTPDYDSFFGAAQTVIDSADPVNFANSANTSLLATKRLLLQEVVGGGSVLPDQVIPNSVAGAPLSGTEPLIRTLGLASITQTTQSASGIRGAVRFIVGDHGSLLSPTASAAATAEMQGEMASLLVSGGTAVQIANPSVIRTQ, encoded by the coding sequence ATGCAGGCTCGATTGATCGCGGCAGTCCTGCTGCCGTCACTGCTTCTGGTCGCGTGCGGCGGCGGAAGCAACAGCCCGCGCGCCGTCGACACGCCGCCCGCGACCAACAACAACGGCTCGCCGGTCACCGGCGTCATCACCGCGCGCTTCGATCCGAGTGCCAGCGTCATCCCGTTCCCGAACAACCTTCTGCTGTCGGGTACGACGGATCTCACGCTCAACATCCCGGTGCCGAATCCGAGCGACTACGCCAATCCGCGCGTTGCGATCAACGCGCTCGACGGCTGGAGCACGGTGTCGCCGATGACGACCACCTTCTCCGCGCCGCCGAAGCCGTCGAGCATCGTTCCCGGCTCCAGTGTGCGCGTGTTCCAGGTCACCCTGAGTGGCCCTGGAGGCGGCGTCACCGGGGTGACTGCCGAACTGCAGGCGGGCACCGATTTCGTCACCGCGCTGGCGTCGTCCGACACGACCGGGCGCACCCTGGCGATCGTCCCGACGCGACCGCTCAAGCAGGTGACCTCGTATCTGGTCGTGCTCACCAACGGCATCACCGACAACGCCGGCAACGACGCCACGTCGGACCAGGCCTACTTCCTGTCCAAGCGCACGACGCCGCTGTGCGTCAATGGCGTCTCCCAGGAGCCGCTGCTGCCGAACGCGACCGCCTGCGCGCTCGAGCCGCTGCGCCAGTTGACGAATTCGCACCTGGCCGCCGCGGCTGGCGCCGGGATTCCGCGCGATCGCGTGGTGCTGACCTGGGTGGCAACCACGCAGAGCATCACGCCGGTCATCGGCGCCGTGCAGACGCGCACTGCGGCTTCGCCGGCGGCGGCGACTGCGCTCGCTCCGACCGGCCTTACCCTGGCGCAGATCAACGCCGCGCTGCCGCCGGTCGCCGATGTCTACATCGGCACGATCGATCTGCCGTACTACCTCGGTGCGCCGAGCGCGGCCGCGCCGACCGCACCACTGACCGGTTTCTGGCGTGCCGCACCGGGCGCCTATGTGCCGCCCTTCAACGGCTTTGGTCTCGATCCGACCTCCACCTTCGTCACCTATGCCAATCCGTTGCCGGTGGCCAATTCAACACAGAAGGTGCCCCTGCTGCTGACCGTCCCGAATGCGGCATCGGGCCGCACCAAGCCGGCTGCTGGCTGGCCGGTGGTGATCTACCAGCATGGCATCACGCGTGATCGCACCGATGCATTTGCCGTCGCCGGCACGCTCGCCGCGCAGGGCTTCGCGGTGATCGCGATCGACGCGCCGCTGCACGGCATCACCAATCCGGCGAGCCCGCTCAACATCGCCAATACGCCGTTCGCCGCGGCCGGCGCACGCGAGCGCACGTTCAACGTCGACTACATCAACAACACGACCGGCGCCGCCGGCCCCGACGGTGTCATCGACTCGTCGGGCGCGCACTTCATCAACCTGTCGAGCCTGCTGACTTCGCGCGACAACATCCGCCAGGCCGCCGCCGACCTGCTCGTGCTGGCCCGGGCGATTCCGACGATGGGGGTGCAGACCGTCAGCTTCGACGGCACGCGCATCAGCTTCGTCGGCCAGTCGCTCGGCGGCATCATCGGCACGGTGTTCATGAGTGTGCAGCCGAACGTGCAGACCGCCCTGCTGAACGTGCCGGGTGGTGGCATTGCGCGCATGCTCGAAGCCTCGCCGACCTTCGGGCCGCGCATCCGCGCCGGCCTCGCCGCCAGCGCGGGCCTGCAGCCCAACACGCCGGACTACGATTCCTTCTTCGGCGCGGCGCAGACCGTCATCGACTCGGCCGATCCGGTCAACTTCGCCAACTCGGCGAACACCAGCCTGCTTGCGACCAAGCGCCTGCTGCTGCAGGAAGTCGTCGGTGGCGGCAGCGTGCTGCCCGATCAGGTCATCCCGAACAGTGTGGCCGGCGCGCCGCTGTCCGGTACCGAGCCGCTGATTCGCACGCTCGGCCTCGCCTCGATCACGCAGACCACTCAGTCGGCCAGCGGCATCCGCGGCGCGGTGCGCTTCATCGTCGGCGACCATGGTTCGTTGCTGAGCCCGACCGCTTCGGCTGCGGCCACCGCCGAAATGCAGGGTGAGATGGCCAGTCTGCTGGTCAGCGGCGGCACCGCCGTGCAGATCGCCAATCCGTCCGTCATCCGTACGCAGTAA
- a CDS encoding NAD-dependent epimerase/dehydratase family protein translates to MGACLVLGASGQIGRFLVPALLDDGHEVHALSRIARSARHPRLRWLQGDLHASAPDLPDISVVFSLGPLDGLARWLASARLDARARVIAFGSMSVDSKRDSADAGERVLAARLLEAERAVAVVCAAQSRAWTVLRPTLIYGAGLDRSLTPIARLGRRWHVLPALPAASGLRQPVHAADLAEACLALWKRGVGQDRTYALGGGERLAFATMLARLRASLGVPCLGIPLPLRALDVAWPLWGRLRSGGLPGRAALTRLRQDLITDDAEARADFGWSPRGFAPQPGTWDEVPDEY, encoded by the coding sequence ATGGGCGCCTGTCTCGTCCTCGGCGCGAGCGGCCAGATCGGCCGTTTCCTCGTGCCGGCCTTGCTCGATGACGGCCATGAGGTGCATGCGTTGAGCCGCATCGCGCGCAGCGCGCGGCACCCGCGCCTGCGCTGGCTGCAGGGCGATCTTCATGCGTCCGCGCCGGATTTGCCGGATATCTCGGTGGTTTTCAGTCTTGGTCCGCTCGACGGACTGGCGCGTTGGCTGGCGTCGGCGCGCCTTGATGCGCGCGCTCGCGTGATCGCGTTCGGCTCGATGAGCGTGGACAGCAAGCGCGATTCTGCCGATGCCGGCGAACGCGTGCTGGCTGCACGCCTGCTCGAGGCGGAGCGCGCAGTGGCTGTGGTTTGCGCGGCGCAATCGCGTGCATGGACCGTGTTGCGGCCGACTCTGATCTATGGTGCCGGCCTCGATCGCAGCCTGACTCCGATCGCACGCCTCGGTCGGCGCTGGCACGTGCTGCCTGCGTTGCCGGCGGCGAGTGGCCTGCGTCAGCCCGTGCATGCCGCGGATCTTGCCGAGGCATGTCTTGCGCTGTGGAAACGTGGTGTCGGACAGGATCGCACCTATGCACTCGGCGGTGGCGAGCGCCTCGCCTTCGCAACGATGCTCGCGCGCCTGCGTGCATCGCTCGGTGTGCCCTGCCTTGGCATACCCCTGCCACTTCGTGCGCTCGATGTGGCATGGCCGCTATGGGGTCGCCTGCGCTCCGGTGGCTTGCCGGGGCGTGCCGCCCTGACACGCCTGCGCCAGGACCTCATCACCGACGACGCCGAGGCGCGTGCCGACTTCGGCTGGTCGCCACGTGGTTTCGCGCCGCAACCGGGCACCTGGGACGAGGTGCCGGACGAGTACTGA